One region of Armigeres subalbatus isolate Guangzhou_Male chromosome 3, GZ_Asu_2, whole genome shotgun sequence genomic DNA includes:
- the LOC134227775 gene encoding estradiol 17-beta-dehydrogenase 11-like — MGSLEEFQKTPYNPASPLEARTPLIALVRGVRVFVNVLVFTAKLIPLVVYLLLRRFVCRKPKDVRGWVALVTGGANGLGRQIAIELAKEGCHVAVADLDEHGAAKTVLELRYYGVKAAAYCVDVASATEVRDLQRKVEADIGSVDILVNNAGLVPFLVSDEYVPENLQRMVNVNILASFYTVNTFLPGMYVRRRGHIVTISSAAAYVSLGLMRNYTTTKYAMRGFMEELRDEIHLAGQSKWIKTTVIYPFQLNTRKELVDAVLKLPYFSKLPITDPMVAARSIVHSIRTNRRKAFAPDWFPVGLLSFAEDMPRKIKYLFQDQLLSD, encoded by the exons ATGGGAAGCTTGGAGGAGTTCCAAAAAACGCCCTACAATCCCGCCAGCCCCTTGGAAGCGCGAACACCATTGATCGCATTGGTGCGAGGCGTTCGGGTTTTCGTCAACGTTCTGGTTTTCACGGCAAAATTGATCCCGCTGGTAGTTTATTTGCTCCTACGGAGGTTTGTGTGCCGTAAGCCGAAAGACGTCCGCGGTTGGGTGGCCTTGGTGACGGGAGGAGCCAACGGACTGGGACGGCAGATCGCGATCGAACTGGCCAAGGAGGGCTGCCATGTGGCGGTGGCCGATCTTGACGAGCACGGTGCGGCCAAAACGGTTCTGGAGTTGCGATACTATGGAGTGAAAGCCGCTGCATATTGC GTGGATGTGGCAAGCGCCACTGAGGTTCGTGATTTGCAACGAAAGGTGGAGGCCGATATTGGATCGGTTGATATACTCGTGAATAATGCTGGATTGGTGCCGTTCCTGGTGTCGGATGAGTACGTACCGGAAAATTTGCAACGAATGGTTAATGTAAATATTTTGGCGAGTTTCTAT ACCGTGAATACATTCTTGCCAGGTATGTACGTCAGACGGAGGGGGCACATCGTGACAATCTCTTCGGCAGCTGCTTACGTGAGCCTTGGGCTGATGCGAAATTACACCACTACCAAATATGCAATGAGGGGATTCATGGAGGAGCTGCGTGACGAAATTCACCTGGCTGGCCAGTCTAAGTGGATCAAAACGACAGTAATTTATCCTTTTCAGTTGAATACGCGAAAGGAACTAGTGGATGCGGTATTGAAATTACC CTATTTCTCAAAATTGCCAATCACCGATCCGATGGTGGCTGCCCGATCGATAGTGCATTCTATACGAACCAACAGACGGAAGGCTTTTGCTCCGGATTGGTTTCCTGTTGGATTGTTGTCATTTGCCGA GGACATGCCTCGGAAAATCAAATATCTGTTTCAAGACCAACTACTCAGCGATTGA
- the LOC134227774 gene encoding endoribonuclease CG2145-like produces the protein MMTSMKLIRLTAIVLLAFAVLTDAQWFGSKKKKEEDPNVALLSYNPVDPDSVPPEQAPTTSTTTSTTTPAPTTTKKKGFFGGLFGGSGKEKEPKTTTTTTTTPKPTTTTPVPTTKKSGGGFFGGLFGGSKKDKTTTEAPTTAKTTAKSAVSVPTSTAKSVGPSVTTAKAVTPVGVPTSTAKPGTPTSPSKDAFPPLPSVPTTAASIPKPPPTPPKPTLSTPKTVEAFPALPAKPGSPTPSPVPSSTVANAWNKPLPNQPPSPSAGGKPGVSFVPTQAPVGGSTAKTTPRYTEGSTATDDELATISEQLFSKENTNLNKHVRVNYQRQTLSSSSVDEAAEPLLSIDERQVFAVPTIEKMRALFNNYEVDTMVNEHVTPMEKKEENDFVDALLATNVMRTAMLFLQKKGVVTADPKTHHDLLKTIWFQLYSRGNGKIGSSGFEHVFLNEVSNGTMIGLHNWLYLYDQEKAGRLDYQGYIKKMDLGSKGEIAKVRLTFDKLTKPSNSLFIATSPELEIALYTVCFQLRPDTECPLAVNGKKFTIKTFTFRYRGKNLIGGAWPNF, from the exons ACGCCCAATGGTTCGGtagcaagaaaaagaaggaagaagatccCAATGTAGCACTCCTGTCCTATAACCCAGTGGATCCGGATTCGGTTCCACCTGAACAGGCACCAACGACTAGCACAACCACCAGCACCACCACTCCGGCACCAACGACCACCAAGAAAAAAGGTTTCTTCGGGGGTCTCTTTGGAGGAAGCGGAAAGGAGAAGGAGCCTAAGACTACAACCACCACAACGACGACTCCAAAACCCACAACGACAACTCCTGTACCAACTACGAAGAAGTCGGGAGGtggatttttcggaggattGTTCGGCGGTAGCAAGAAAGACAAGACCACCACCGAAGCACCAACAACGGCCAAGACTACAGCCAAATCTGCTGTTTCTGTCCCAACCTCCACGGCCAAGTCCGTAGGACCATCAGTCACTACAGCAAAGGCTGTCACTCCTGTAGGTGTCCCAACAAGCACCGCTAAACCAGGCACACCCACCTCCCCCAGCAAAGACGCCTTCCCTCCCCTTCCGTCGGTTCCTACTACTGCAGCTTCCATTCCCAAACCTCCTCCTACTCCACCGAAACCAACCCTCTCGACACCTAAGACAGTCGAAGCTTTTCCGGCTCTCCCCGCCAAACCCGGCAGCCCAACTCCGTCTCCAGTACCCAGCTCCACCGTCGCCAACGCTTGGAACAAACCTCTCCCAAATCAACCCCCATCCCCTTCGGCAGGAGGTAAGCCTGGCGTGAGTTTCGTCCCAACCCAAGCCCCTGTTGGAGGCTCCACTGCGAAAACCACCCCACGGTACACTGAAGGATCCACTGCAACCGATGATGAGTTGGCCACAATCTCCGAGCAACTCTTCTCCAAAGAAAACACCAACCTCAACAAACACGTTCGCGTGAACTACCAACGTCAGACCCTCTCGTCGTCCTCCGTGGACGAAGCTGCAGAACCTCTGCTCTCTATAGACGAACGCCAGGTATTCGCCGTACCAACAATCGAAAAGATGCGCGCCCTCTTCAACAACTACGAAGTCGACACCATGGTCAACGAACATGTTACTCCCatggaaaagaaggaagaaaacgactTTGTGGACGCCCTTCTGGCTACCAACGTGATGCGCACTGCCATGCTGTTCCTGCAGAAGAAGGGAGTCGTTACCGCCGATCCGAAGACGCATCACGACCTGCTGAAAACCATCTGGTTCCAACTGTACTCGCGAGGCAATGGTAAGATCGGCAGTTCCGGGTTCGAGCACGTGTTCCTCAACGAGGTCAGCAACGGGACGATGATTGGACTGCACAATTGGCTCTATCTGTACGATCAGGAGAAAGCCGGTCGGCTCGACTATCAGGGATACATCAAGAAGATGGATCTGGGAAGC AAGGGAGAAATCGCCAAGGTGCGATTGACGTTTGACAAGCTGACCAAACCGTCCAATTCGCTGTTTATCGCTACATCTCCAGAACTGGAGATTGCGTTGTACACGGTGTGCTTCCAATTGCGACCGGACACCGAGTGCCCGCTGGCTGTCAATGGGAAGAAGTTCACCATCAAAACGTTCACATTCCGTTACCGGGGTAAGAATCTCATTGGAGGAGCTTGGCCAAATTTCTAA
- the LOC134223578 gene encoding estradiol 17-beta-dehydrogenase 11-like, producing MVDSASSKGSLYEFQKLPYHPATPRRRRTVLETIWNNLKTLLYLIQFLLKSIPIWIEIIWQWLNPPSPKSVAGWTALVTGGSNGIGKAVSLELAKSGCNVIIADIDEENGKKVVKELRKLRVKAGFFKADVSDYETIVELQRKIERDFGHVDILVNNAGIIPFLVDDEYTPENIRRIVENNVLSQFWTIKVFLPGMYSRERGHIVGLSSELGYIPRGYTRNYLTTKYAIRGFMEDLHDEIYHAGYEGKVITTTVFPAIINTRKESTERILTIPGVENFPVYSSELAGQTIVQGIRNNERKLVVPNNVKTWQLAIYEDLPRRITRLFLLQLFKG from the exons ATGGTAGATTCAGCATCATCCAAGGGGAGTTTGTATGAGTTCCAGAAACTGCCCTACCATCCTGCAACTCCCAGAAGAAGGAGAACGGTTTTGGAAACGATATGgaacaatttgaagacattgcTCTATTTAATCCAGTTTTTACTTAAGAGCATCCCGATATGGATCGAGATCATATGGCAGTGGTTGAATCCGCCGTCTCCGAAAAGCGTTGCTGGATGGACGGCCCTGGTAACGGGAGGATCGAACGGGATCGGTAAAGCAGTGAGCTTGGAATTGGCCAAATCTGGATGTAACGTGATCATTGCCGACATCGACGAGGAAAACGGTAAAAAGGTTGTAAAAGAACTGCGGAAGCTTCGCGTCAAGGCCGGCTTCTTCAAAGCAGATGTTTCGGATTACGAAACAATCGTGGAACTGCAACGAAAAATTGAGCGAGACTTCGGACATGTAGACATTCTGGTAAACAACGCTGGAATTATTCCTTTCCTAGTTGACGATGAGTACACCCCAGAGAACATTCGGAGAATCGTTGAGAATAATGTGCTGAGCCAATTCTGGACCATTAAAGTGTTTTTACCGGGAATGTATAGTCGAGAACGGGGACACATCGTAGGGCTGTCATCTGAATTGGGTTACATTCCAAgaggttatacaagaaattacCTAACGACGAAATACGCCATACGTGGTTTCATGGAAGATTTACATGACGAAATCTACCATGCGGGGTACGAGGGCAAAGTCATCACCACAACCGTATTCCCAGCCATCATTAACACACGAAAGGAGAGCACTGAACGTATTCTTACCATTCC AGGCGTGGAAAACTTCCCAGTTTATAGCTCCGAGCTAGCAGGGCAGACCATTGTTCAGGGAATCAGAAACAATGAACGGAAATTGGTTGTACCAAACAATGTCAAAACATGGCAACTGGCTATTTACGA GGATCTACCGAGAAGAATCACCCGACTCTTTCTCTTGCAGTTGTTCAAGGGTTGA